Part of the Deinococcus sp. QL22 genome is shown below.
AGCAGCCGCGTCAACACGGCGGTGCTCAGGCCTTCGTCGGTCAGGGTGGCATCAAAGACGCCGCGGTGGCCTCCGGCCTCCATCCCTTGAGCCACGATGGCGTCCACCCCGCCCTGTTCGATCAGCTGGGCTTCCTGCAGGTTGGTGGCGGTCGCCATGGTTCGGATGCCCGCCTGACGAAGCGCCGCCAGTTGGTCAGCCAAGGGCAGGCCGAAATGAAAGCTCACCACTGCCGGGCGAAGTTTGAGCAGCAGCTCAACGGCTGCTGGATCCGTCTGAAAGGGCCGGTAAATCTCGTTGAGAGCGGTGGGGAGCTCCAGTCCGACGGCGGCGAACAGTGGGGCGAGGTGGTGCAACCACGCGGCTTCGCGGGCAGCGTCACGCGGGGCGGGCGCGTGGCAAAAGACATTGACGTTGAAGGGCCAAGAGGTCAGGGCCTGCGTCTGGTTGATCATCTCGCGGGCCTGAGCCACGGTACTTGCCCCGATGCCCAGCGATCCGAGACCGCCCGCGTTGGACACAGCGGCTGCCAGGTGGGGCGTGAAGACGCCGGCCATTGGGGCCTGGATGACCGGGTGCTGGAGGCCAAACCGATTCAGAAAGTCCTGGGTGCTTTGCAAGGGGCTCCTCCTGGGGAAAGACTCAAGGTCTCTGTCCAGTCTCAAAGAGAAAATACAGTGCCGTACGTGTTCTCGCTGGAGGAACAGAAGGGAACGGGCGTCCCTCAACATTTTTTGTGCAGGGAGAGCAGAACTGAGCAGCGCATAAACGGCCAGCGAGCAGCCGAAAAGTGTGGCGTTTTGAACAACCACCTAGTGGCTACCTTGGTCGGTACCCGCTAAGCGGAATTGCCCTCAACCGTGAGCCTCAGCGCTTAAGGGAATAGGGTGGCTTATTAACGTCCAGAACACAGCACGGGTGTTGTGCTGCCTTCACCCGCCGGTGAGGGCGGGGCGCTGTGACGTTTAGGGAGATGTACTCCCTCCGAAGCGTGCGCAGAGGGTTCCGAGAGTAGGAGAGAGGAAGGAGGACTCGCTCTGACCACCTTTTCCCCACACTAGCCTGAGAAGCGCCCCAGCTTCGGCTGGCAGGCGGGGCGCTTTTGCGTTGGGGTTAGGCGGCGAGCAACCTGACTTCGACTTTCAAGCCCAGCACCTCAGCCAGGCGGCGCAAGGTGGGCAAACCGTGCCCCCAGTAAAACGGATCGACCATGCGTGCAATGGCGGCATGTCCTGTCCCCATGCGGCGGGCGATCTCGCGGTAACTGAGGCTACTTTGCTCGATGGCCCGGAGCACCTCTGCACTGGCCGGATTCATGAGCGCAGGCTCCAGCAAGACTTCCTGCACGTCC
Proteins encoded:
- a CDS encoding type II toxin-antitoxin system HicB family antitoxin is translated as MKYLGLITKTADGYAGQIAELSVLATGDSPTEVEQLLAEGLALYLEDHTDIVPVAQRLSDLPADLQETYAGLEDVQEVLLEPALMNPASAEVLRAIEQSSLSYREIARRMGTGHAAIARMVDPFYWGHGLPTLRRLAEVLGLKVEVRLLAA
- a CDS encoding nitronate monooxygenase family protein, translated to MQSTQDFLNRFGLQHPVIQAPMAGVFTPHLAAAVSNAGGLGSLGIGASTVAQAREMINQTQALTSWPFNVNVFCHAPAPRDAAREAAWLHHLAPLFAAVGLELPTALNEIYRPFQTDPAAVELLLKLRPAVVSFHFGLPLADQLAALRQAGIRTMATATNLQEAQLIEQGGVDAIVAQGMEAGGHRGVFDATLTDEGLSTAVLTRLLVRQTQLPVIAAGGIMDGQGIKAALDLGAAAAQLGTAFILCPESAANTAYRANLKSARAATTRLTAAISGRAARGIVNDLITHGEGNGTPVPAAYPVAYDAAKQLHAAAAQRNNHEFAAHWAGQGAPLARELPAADLIRQLLEEWRGEGRLA